Proteins co-encoded in one Ruegeria sp. HKCCD4315 genomic window:
- a CDS encoding fumarylacetoacetate hydrolase family protein, with amino-acid sequence MSNSLFSLPDPVTIPVIGKTAAYPVGRIFCVGRNYAAHAAEMGNEVDREAPFYFIKSAANAVLSGAKVPYPAGTENYHHEMELALAIGKPVFRASSTQAWDAVYAYGCALDMTRRDLQIRERNKQRPWDLGKDVEYGAVFAPLTLAEDWSPDADKHIRLRVNAEISQDATLEELIWKIDEIICHLSGFYHLHPGDLILTGTPAGVGPVVAGDVLNGEIDGLAPIELTLTDAE; translated from the coding sequence ATGTCAAACAGCCTTTTTTCTCTTCCTGACCCGGTCACTATCCCTGTTATTGGCAAAACGGCCGCGTATCCCGTTGGTCGCATATTCTGCGTTGGTCGAAATTATGCTGCCCACGCGGCTGAAATGGGAAACGAGGTCGATCGCGAAGCGCCGTTTTACTTCATCAAGTCAGCCGCAAACGCGGTTTTGTCCGGGGCAAAGGTTCCGTACCCTGCGGGCACTGAGAATTATCACCATGAAATGGAACTGGCGTTGGCCATCGGGAAGCCAGTGTTCCGCGCGAGCAGTACACAGGCTTGGGACGCTGTATACGCTTATGGCTGCGCCCTCGACATGACCCGGCGTGACCTGCAGATACGAGAGCGGAACAAGCAGCGCCCCTGGGATCTGGGTAAAGATGTCGAATACGGCGCTGTATTTGCCCCTCTGACATTAGCCGAAGATTGGTCTCCGGACGCGGACAAGCACATCCGGCTTCGTGTGAATGCTGAGATAAGTCAGGATGCGACGCTTGAGGAACTGATTTGGAAGATTGATGAAATCATCTGCCATCTGTCTGGCTTTTATCACCTGCACCCCGGCGATCTGATCTTGACGGGCACACCGGCGGGTGTTGGACCGGTCGTGGCAGGGGATGTTCTGAACGGTGAGATTGACGGGCTCGCGCCGATCGAATTGACCCTGACGGATGCAGAATAG
- the hpaR gene encoding homoprotocatechuate degradation operon regulator HpaR, giving the protein MTDDLPLTSRSLPIALLRAREKVMGPIRAMLADAGVTEQQWRVLRVLNEEGPQEPTHLADRACLLLPSLTRILQKLEQRGLISRRSHPADRRRQIVKISASGVQVIRANLSVSIAQAERIRSQLGAEKHELLLDLLNDLKDLDP; this is encoded by the coding sequence ATGACCGACGATCTACCACTGACGTCGCGATCTTTGCCCATTGCGCTTTTGCGCGCGCGGGAAAAGGTTATGGGACCCATCCGTGCCATGCTGGCTGACGCTGGTGTCACCGAACAGCAATGGCGTGTCTTGCGTGTCTTAAACGAAGAGGGTCCGCAGGAACCAACGCATCTGGCTGATCGCGCCTGCCTTTTGTTGCCCAGCCTCACGCGGATTTTGCAGAAACTTGAGCAGCGCGGATTGATCTCAAGGCGTTCCCATCCTGCAGATCGCCGTCGGCAGATTGTTAAAATCAGCGCAAGCGGCGTTCAGGTCATTCGCGCCAATCTCTCTGTAAGTATCGCACAGGCGGAACGCATTCGATCTCAGCTTGGGGCTGAAAAGCATGAGCTTTTGCTGGACCTTCTGAACGACTTGAAGGATCTCGACCCCTGA
- a CDS encoding HpcH/HpaI aldolase/citrate lyase family protein: MAAPENAFKKALNQGKTQIGCWMSFAEPVTAEIMGTAGFDWLVIDGEHAPNDIRSIRDQLMALAASPSHPVVRIPIGETWLIKMVLDAGAQTVLVPIVESAEQARELVRACRYPPTGIRGVGAMASRATMYGSVSDYIQTADQEICLLLQVETRAGLAALDDILQVDGVDGVFIGPADLSTDMGYQGNSAAPEMRKVISDALARIKAAGKAPGILATNDEARQAYKDMGAQFLAVGIDVMLLAQAARSLSEQWKEM, translated from the coding sequence ATGGCTGCCCCCGAAAACGCGTTTAAAAAGGCTCTAAATCAGGGAAAAACCCAGATTGGATGTTGGATGAGTTTTGCCGAACCTGTCACAGCTGAGATCATGGGGACCGCAGGCTTCGATTGGTTGGTGATTGACGGAGAGCACGCTCCAAATGACATCCGCTCGATTCGGGATCAGCTGATGGCATTGGCGGCCAGCCCGTCACATCCGGTGGTCCGCATTCCAATCGGCGAAACGTGGTTGATCAAGATGGTTCTGGATGCCGGGGCGCAGACCGTTTTGGTGCCGATCGTCGAAAGCGCCGAACAGGCCCGTGAACTGGTTCGTGCGTGTCGCTATCCTCCAACCGGTATACGCGGCGTAGGCGCGATGGCGTCACGCGCGACGATGTACGGATCTGTTTCGGACTATATACAGACGGCAGATCAAGAGATCTGTTTGCTGTTGCAGGTTGAAACCCGCGCCGGATTGGCCGCATTGGATGACATCCTGCAAGTCGACGGCGTTGATGGTGTGTTCATCGGCCCCGCCGACCTGTCCACCGACATGGGGTATCAGGGCAACAGCGCCGCGCCCGAGATGCGCAAGGTCATCAGTGACGCTTTGGCGCGGATCAAGGCCGCCGGCAAAGCACCGGGCATCCTTGCAACCAATGACGAAGCACGGCAAGCCTATAAGGATATGGGGGCACAGTTCCTGGCCGTTGGCATTGACGTGATGCTGCTGGCGCAGGCGGCCCGTTCACTGTCGGAGCAGTGGAAGGAAATGTGA
- a CDS encoding DUF3095 domain-containing protein — translation MKDLHSEFYENLPLLRDFTLVADPARFSAVPDDWVLGVADIVDSTGEIARGRYKTVNTVGAAVISAMINAMDGKLFPYVFGGDGAGFAVPPSQVDAARDALAALRSWAEEEFSMPLRAALVSVADIRAAGRDLRVARYAPSTGVDYAMFSGGGLAWAEAEMKAGRNMIERAETGVQPDLTGLSCRWSNSMARHGQIVSLVVEPTASATERDFADLAQSVLSMSEQLERAGHPVPENGPPMKWPPPGLEIDAHVSRNGRNMMLQKIVLLFQNLLIAILFKSGKRMGQFEPDHYKHMVSSNADFRKFDDGLKMTLDCDPSTLKRIEQMLEEARARGKIMYGLHAQDEAMMTCIVPSATRDDHMHFVDGASGGYAQAAAAMRS, via the coding sequence ATGAAAGACCTCCATTCCGAGTTTTATGAAAACCTTCCCCTCTTGCGGGATTTTACCTTGGTTGCGGATCCGGCACGGTTTTCGGCTGTCCCGGACGATTGGGTATTGGGTGTTGCAGACATCGTCGATTCAACCGGTGAAATCGCGCGGGGCCGGTACAAAACGGTCAACACGGTCGGAGCCGCCGTGATTTCAGCGATGATCAACGCCATGGACGGTAAGCTGTTTCCTTATGTCTTTGGCGGTGACGGCGCTGGTTTCGCCGTGCCACCCAGTCAGGTCGACGCGGCACGCGATGCTTTGGCCGCGTTGCGAAGCTGGGCGGAGGAAGAGTTTTCCATGCCGCTGCGCGCAGCATTGGTATCGGTGGCAGATATCCGAGCCGCCGGCCGAGACTTGCGTGTTGCCCGCTATGCGCCATCAACCGGTGTGGATTATGCAATGTTTTCAGGCGGCGGCTTGGCCTGGGCCGAGGCTGAGATGAAAGCAGGACGCAATATGATTGAGCGTGCCGAGACGGGGGTACAGCCGGATTTGACCGGCCTGTCCTGCAGGTGGTCCAACAGTATGGCACGGCATGGTCAGATCGTCTCGCTGGTTGTGGAGCCCACGGCGTCGGCCACAGAACGTGACTTTGCCGATCTTGCCCAATCTGTGCTGTCCATGTCGGAGCAACTGGAGCGCGCGGGTCATCCTGTGCCCGAGAACGGCCCGCCCATGAAATGGCCACCACCGGGCTTGGAGATTGATGCCCATGTGTCGCGCAACGGACGGAATATGATGCTGCAAAAAATCGTTTTGCTGTTTCAGAATTTGCTTATTGCGATCTTGTTTAAATCGGGAAAGCGCATGGGCCAGTTCGAGCCGGACCACTACAAGCACATGGTCAGTAGCAATGCGGACTTTCGCAAGTTTGACGACGGTTTGAAAATGACGCTGGATTGCGACCCGTCCACGCTGAAGCGTATCGAACAGATGCTGGAAGAGGCGCGGGCGCGTGGTAAAATCATGTATGGGCTGCACGCACAAGACGAAGCGATGATGACATGCATTGTGCCCTCGGCCACGCGCGACGACCACATGCATTTTGTTGATGGCGCTTCCGGTGGGTACGCTCAGGCCGCTGCAGCCATGCGCTCCTGA
- a CDS encoding MFS transporter, whose protein sequence is MQAGLVVLCLGYVLSQFFRAFLAVLSLDLERDIGATPEDLAFASGLWFLIFAAMQIPVGWALDRVGPRLTAAVLLLIGGAGGAGVFAAASSPLHISIAMGLIGVGCSPVLMASYFIFAREYPPAQFATLAAVMLGVGSVGNLVASYPTALAVEWMGWRATMVGLASMSAAIAVGIWLTVHDPEKAKTDHKGSLLDLLKEPTLWLILPLMLVAYAPSAALRGLWAGPYLNDVFGLSTTQIGTATLIMGAAMIAGTFVYGPLDRIFGTRKWVIFAGNALGAAALTLLCLWIDNAIWLSVLLLAVIGFAGASFPVIMAHGRAFVPPHLVGRGVTLLNLFGIGGVGVAQFVTGRIHAATVQTGSTAPYTAIFGFFAISLAIGCVIYLFSRDSVD, encoded by the coding sequence ATGCAGGCAGGTTTGGTGGTTTTATGCCTGGGCTATGTGCTCAGCCAATTTTTCCGCGCGTTTCTGGCTGTTCTCAGCCTCGATCTGGAACGGGACATCGGCGCAACGCCTGAAGATCTGGCATTTGCCTCGGGCCTTTGGTTTCTGATTTTTGCCGCGATGCAAATCCCGGTCGGCTGGGCGCTGGATCGGGTTGGCCCACGGCTGACCGCAGCGGTACTGCTGTTGATTGGTGGCGCAGGAGGTGCCGGAGTTTTTGCGGCTGCTTCATCGCCACTGCACATCAGCATTGCCATGGGGCTGATCGGTGTTGGGTGCTCTCCTGTTCTTATGGCCTCATATTTCATCTTCGCTCGTGAATACCCTCCTGCTCAGTTTGCCACATTGGCTGCTGTGATGCTGGGTGTAGGGTCGGTCGGTAATCTTGTGGCATCATACCCGACAGCCCTTGCTGTAGAGTGGATGGGGTGGCGTGCTACAATGGTGGGTCTGGCCAGTATGTCCGCTGCTATTGCGGTTGGTATTTGGCTGACCGTACACGACCCAGAGAAGGCCAAAACGGATCACAAGGGGTCTTTGCTGGACCTGTTGAAAGAACCCACGCTTTGGCTGATCCTGCCGCTGATGTTGGTCGCATACGCACCCTCTGCCGCTTTGCGTGGTCTTTGGGCCGGGCCATATCTGAACGATGTCTTCGGTTTAAGCACAACACAAATCGGCACCGCGACCCTGATCATGGGGGCCGCAATGATTGCTGGCACATTTGTCTATGGGCCGTTGGATCGCATATTTGGCACTCGAAAATGGGTAATTTTTGCAGGCAATGCGCTGGGGGCCGCAGCGTTGACTTTGCTGTGCCTGTGGATTGACAACGCAATCTGGCTGTCTGTGCTGCTGCTGGCCGTCATCGGCTTTGCCGGGGCCAGCTTTCCGGTCATCATGGCCCATGGGCGGGCTTTCGTTCCGCCGCATCTGGTCGGCCGCGGCGTAACTCTTCTGAACTTGTTCGGGATCGGCGGTGTGGGCGTCGCCCAGTTCGTCACCGGCCGGATTCATGCAGCCACCGTTCAGACAGGGTCAACTGCGCCTTACACAGCGATATTCGGGTTTTTTGCCATATCGCTTGCCATTGGTTGCGTGATCTATCTATTCAGCCGGGATAGTGTCGACTGA
- a CDS encoding glycosyltransferase family 4 protein, with product MKDPVVIAPNLKRRLSGVTATIARLVPLQAHSINIAATGPGLPADIPHIPLGRLPFLSRRPTRVWHARRNTEMLLGLILRNVFRLKLKLLFTSASQRPHTGYTKWLIGKMDAIVATSQKTAGYLERDAQVVMHGINLEDFTPPQDKAAVRAKLGLPDGLLLGCYGRIRHQKGTDAFVDAMIDLCGQFDDVSGIVMGRATEKHTAFLAELKDKVAKAGLSDRILFMPEVTVDQIAEWYQVLDLFIAPQRWEGFGLTPLEAMACGVPVVATDVGAFSEIVTDPSLGRVVAPDDIPALADAAAEMLENRDSLSKASQAARAHIEQNFDIHGEAETLVALYQRLLNA from the coding sequence GTGAAAGACCCCGTCGTCATAGCCCCAAATCTGAAACGCAGGCTTTCGGGCGTGACCGCAACCATCGCAAGGCTGGTTCCGCTGCAGGCACACTCCATCAACATCGCCGCAACGGGTCCGGGCCTGCCTGCTGACATCCCGCATATCCCGCTGGGTCGCCTGCCCTTTCTGTCACGCCGTCCAACACGCGTTTGGCACGCCCGCCGCAACACCGAGATGCTTCTGGGTCTGATCCTGCGGAACGTGTTCCGCTTGAAACTCAAACTGCTGTTCACCAGCGCATCCCAACGCCCCCACACGGGATATACCAAATGGCTGATTGGCAAGATGGACGCGATTGTAGCGACATCGCAAAAAACCGCCGGGTATCTTGAACGCGACGCACAGGTTGTCATGCATGGCATCAACCTTGAGGACTTTACGCCCCCACAGGACAAGGCCGCCGTTCGCGCGAAACTGGGGCTGCCGGACGGGCTGCTGTTGGGATGCTACGGCCGCATCCGGCACCAAAAAGGTACAGATGCCTTTGTTGACGCGATGATCGATCTGTGTGGGCAGTTCGACGACGTGTCGGGCATCGTCATGGGCCGGGCCACCGAAAAGCACACCGCATTTCTGGCCGAGCTGAAAGACAAGGTCGCGAAGGCGGGACTCTCTGATCGCATCCTTTTCATGCCCGAGGTCACGGTTGATCAAATTGCCGAATGGTATCAGGTTCTGGACCTGTTCATCGCGCCGCAGCGGTGGGAGGGGTTCGGGCTCACCCCCCTAGAAGCCATGGCTTGCGGCGTGCCGGTTGTGGCAACGGATGTTGGCGCGTTTTCCGAGATCGTGACCGACCCCTCGCTGGGCCGGGTCGTAGCCCCCGACGACATTCCAGCGCTGGCCGATGCAGCGGCGGAGATGCTGGAAAACCGTGATTCCCTGTCGAAGGCCAGTCAGGCCGCCCGCGCCCATATCGAACAGAATTTCGATATTCACGGTGAAGCAGAGACGTTGGTTGCGCTCTACCAGCGACTTCTGAACGCCTGA
- a CDS encoding aspartate-semialdehyde dehydrogenase — protein MGYRVVVAGATGNVGREMLNILAERQFPVDELAALASRRSLGTEVSFGDKTLTTQDIDTFDFTGWDMALFAIGSDATKTYAPKAAAAGCVVIDNSSLYRYDPDIPLIVPECNPEAIHDYKNKNIIANPNCSTAQMVVALKPLHDRAKIKRVVVSTYQSVSGAGKDGMDELWDQTKAIYNPTTEVEPKKFQKQIAFNVIPQIDVFMEDGSTKEEWKMVVETKKIVDPSIKVTATCVRVPVFVGHSEAVNIEFEEFLDEDEARDILREAPGIMVIDKREAGGYVSPIECAGDFATFISRIRQDSTVENGINLWCVSDNLRKGAALNAVQIAELLGREVLKKG, from the coding sequence ATGGGCTATCGCGTCGTTGTCGCCGGCGCCACGGGTAACGTGGGCCGCGAAATGCTGAACATCCTGGCGGAACGCCAGTTCCCGGTCGATGAACTTGCCGCTCTGGCAAGCCGTCGTTCCTTGGGCACAGAGGTGAGCTTTGGCGACAAGACACTGACGACCCAGGACATCGACACGTTCGACTTCACCGGCTGGGACATGGCTTTGTTCGCCATCGGCTCGGACGCCACCAAAACCTATGCCCCCAAGGCCGCAGCTGCGGGCTGCGTGGTGATCGATAACTCGTCGCTTTATCGCTATGACCCGGACATTCCGCTGATCGTGCCGGAATGTAACCCCGAGGCGATCCACGACTATAAAAACAAGAACATCATTGCCAACCCCAACTGCTCGACCGCGCAGATGGTTGTCGCGCTGAAGCCGCTGCATGACCGCGCCAAAATCAAGCGCGTGGTTGTCTCGACCTATCAGTCGGTGTCGGGTGCCGGTAAGGACGGCATGGATGAGCTTTGGGATCAGACCAAAGCCATCTACAACCCAACCACCGAGGTTGAGCCGAAGAAGTTCCAGAAGCAAATCGCGTTCAACGTCATTCCCCAAATCGACGTCTTCATGGAAGACGGCTCGACCAAGGAAGAGTGGAAGATGGTGGTCGAGACCAAGAAGATCGTCGATCCCTCGATCAAGGTTACAGCCACCTGTGTCCGCGTTCCGGTTTTCGTCGGCCATTCCGAGGCCGTAAATATCGAGTTCGAAGAATTCCTGGACGAAGACGAAGCCCGCGACATCCTGCGCGAAGCACCAGGCATCATGGTGATCGACAAGCGCGAGGCTGGTGGCTACGTCTCGCCCATCGAATGCGCGGGCGACTTCGCCACATTCATTAGCCGTATCCGTCAGGATTCGACCGTGGAAAACGGCATCAACCTGTGGTGCGTCTCGGACAACCTGCGCAAGGGTGCCGCCCTGAACGCTGTCCAGATCGCCGAGCTGCTGGGTCGTGAGGTTCTGAAAAAGGGCTGA
- a CDS encoding transmembrane anchor protein: protein MFNAKKPSLEELPSSAQLLRSTIIAAVSAVAILVAVVLPAEYGIDPTGAGRVLGLTEMGEIKQELADEAEQDQQLHGPDQSSSLLGDIFGLFVGTAHAQEAWRDTITFTLEPGEFTEIKATMEEGATLFYAWVADGGRINFDLHAHAGDQNVTYEKGRGQTEGEGSFETPFAGDHGWFWRNRDDDPVTITLNLNGAYSDIVRSE, encoded by the coding sequence ATGTTTAATGCAAAAAAACCGAGCCTCGAAGAGTTGCCAAGCTCAGCCCAACTCCTTCGGTCCACCATCATCGCGGCTGTCAGCGCCGTGGCAATACTGGTCGCTGTTGTGCTGCCTGCGGAATACGGGATCGATCCAACGGGTGCAGGCCGCGTGCTTGGCCTGACTGAGATGGGTGAAATCAAGCAGGAACTGGCGGATGAAGCCGAACAAGACCAACAGCTTCATGGGCCTGACCAGTCGTCCAGCCTGCTAGGCGACATCTTTGGTCTGTTTGTTGGAACAGCGCACGCTCAAGAAGCGTGGCGGGACACAATCACATTCACGCTTGAACCGGGTGAGTTCACCGAGATCAAGGCAACCATGGAAGAGGGGGCGACACTTTTCTACGCGTGGGTGGCAGATGGTGGTCGGATCAACTTCGATCTCCATGCACATGCGGGCGACCAAAACGTGACCTACGAGAAAGGGCGTGGTCAAACGGAAGGCGAGGGCAGTTTTGAAACCCCCTTCGCCGGTGATCACGGCTGGTTCTGGCGCAATAGGGACGATGATCCAGTTACAATCACGCTCAACCTGAATGGCGCTTACTCGGACATTGTTCGAAGCGAGTGA
- a CDS encoding HupE/UreJ family protein, with amino-acid sequence MLLLSTSAALAHDVTPGDAGYIQEIWGVHIIPFMYLGAKHMVTGYDHILFLLGVVFFLHRSKDVAVYVSLFAVGHSITMLAGVWFGWGISSYIVDAIIGLSVVYKALDNLGAYQRWFGFQPNTKAATFIFGLFHGTGLATKILDYQIAPDGLLPNLLAFNVGVEIGQLLALAAILIVMGYWRKSAKFFEQAYTVNVVMMTIGFVLMGYQLTGYFVAA; translated from the coding sequence ATGTTGTTGCTATCGACAAGCGCAGCATTGGCGCATGATGTTACGCCCGGCGATGCTGGCTACATCCAAGAAATCTGGGGCGTGCACATCATCCCCTTCATGTATCTCGGGGCCAAACACATGGTGACGGGCTACGACCATATCCTGTTCCTCCTCGGCGTCGTCTTCTTCCTCCATCGGTCGAAAGACGTTGCAGTCTACGTGAGCCTCTTTGCCGTGGGGCATTCCATCACGATGCTTGCAGGCGTCTGGTTTGGCTGGGGCATCAGTTCATACATTGTCGATGCCATCATCGGGCTGTCGGTAGTCTACAAGGCGCTCGACAACCTCGGGGCCTATCAGCGGTGGTTCGGTTTCCAGCCTAATACCAAGGCGGCGACTTTCATCTTTGGCCTGTTTCACGGCACTGGCTTGGCCACGAAGATATTGGACTATCAGATCGCACCTGACGGGCTTCTGCCCAACCTTCTAGCGTTCAATGTTGGCGTTGAGATCGGTCAACTGCTGGCACTCGCAGCCATCCTCATCGTCATGGGGTACTGGCGAAAGAGCGCCAAGTTCTTCGAACAAGCCTACACCGTCAATGTCGTCATGATGACCATCGGCTTTGTGCTGATGGGGTACCAACTCACTGGCTACTTCGTGGCCGCATAA
- a CDS encoding endonuclease/exonuclease/phosphatase family protein, with the protein MQVSTKRRIGRTLTVGCACILMALVVVGFTGQIFAVGDSVALLRPQAGVLLLPCAGLLLYLRARYMALTTLAVAVMALGSIAASYAAPSAECNGTCLTLYQKNLMSRAWPRYPLADDIIASNAQIVTLQEVSSHNQKYMNNLFEHYPSKAVCSFRPEQSVAILTTLPIVENSEFCLKGSGLVGVQVEAPDETAVWIVSVHLKWPFPYDQAQQSQVIADRIADLDGPVLIAGDFNMVPWGASVQRIAAAADNQSFGTALNTHNLGSWKVPLPIDNLLFPKGTTGTVELRPFMGSDHLGKLARFRIE; encoded by the coding sequence ATGCAGGTTTCGACCAAACGCAGAATTGGCAGAACTCTGACCGTCGGATGCGCGTGTATTCTGATGGCGCTTGTCGTTGTTGGCTTTACCGGACAGATTTTTGCGGTGGGGGACTCGGTTGCCCTGTTGCGTCCGCAGGCGGGGGTTTTACTTTTGCCTTGTGCGGGGTTGCTGCTCTACTTGCGCGCAAGATACATGGCTCTGACAACCTTGGCTGTTGCTGTGATGGCTCTCGGCTCCATTGCCGCCAGCTATGCTGCACCCTCTGCGGAATGCAATGGAACCTGCCTGACGCTGTACCAAAAGAATCTGATGAGCAGGGCTTGGCCTCGCTATCCTTTGGCGGACGATATCATCGCCTCCAACGCCCAGATCGTGACATTGCAGGAAGTATCCAGTCACAACCAAAAATACATGAACAACCTCTTCGAACACTATCCATCCAAGGCCGTATGCAGCTTTCGCCCCGAGCAGAGCGTTGCCATCCTGACGACACTGCCTATCGTCGAAAACTCAGAGTTTTGCCTTAAGGGCAGTGGATTGGTCGGCGTACAGGTCGAGGCACCCGATGAGACTGCGGTTTGGATCGTTTCGGTGCACCTGAAATGGCCGTTTCCATACGATCAGGCACAACAAAGCCAGGTTATCGCGGATCGCATCGCGGATCTGGACGGACCTGTCCTGATCGCGGGGGATTTCAATATGGTGCCTTGGGGGGCCAGCGTCCAAAGGATTGCGGCGGCGGCAGACAATCAAAGTTTCGGAACTGCGCTGAACACGCATAACCTCGGCAGTTGGAAGGTGCCGTTACCGATAGACAACCTGCTGTTTCCCAAAGGCACAACCGGAACTGTCGAACTGCGCCCGTTCATGGGATCGGATCATCTTGGGAAACTTGCCCGATTTCGCATTGAATAG
- a CDS encoding SRPBCC family protein: MKVFLRILAGLGLLVVALIAVSYLLPGKAEVSRSITIDAPAEAIFPYVNSMQETEQWSPWLHRDPDTQLTYSGPDSGVGNTLNWASDHPQVGTGSQVIVESTENQQVLTELDFGPMGTASAFFLLEPDGGATLVTWGFESNLGLNPMSRWMGLMMDNWVGGDYQRGLTNLKTLVENNS; the protein is encoded by the coding sequence ATGAAAGTTTTTTTACGCATTCTGGCGGGATTGGGCCTGCTTGTTGTTGCGCTGATCGCGGTGTCGTATCTGTTGCCCGGCAAGGCCGAAGTGTCCCGCAGCATCACCATCGATGCGCCAGCCGAGGCGATTTTTCCCTACGTGAATTCCATGCAAGAGACGGAACAATGGTCTCCTTGGCTGCACCGTGATCCTGACACCCAACTCACCTATTCCGGACCCGACAGTGGGGTCGGAAACACTCTGAACTGGGCCTCAGACCATCCACAGGTTGGTACTGGTTCGCAGGTGATCGTCGAAAGTACTGAGAATCAGCAGGTCCTAACGGAACTGGATTTCGGTCCGATGGGGACAGCCTCGGCGTTCTTCCTGTTGGAACCGGATGGAGGGGCGACATTGGTGACCTGGGGCTTTGAATCTAATTTGGGTCTTAATCCGATGTCCAGATGGATGGGGTTGATGATGGATAATTGGGTGGGCGGCGACTACCAGCGCGGCTTGACCAATTTGAAAACGCTGGTCGAAAACAACAGTTGA
- a CDS encoding carbonic anhydrase, which translates to MDFAKPLPTYLVKRYHGWKATTYSENQVWYKRLAEEGQRPRAMVISCCDSRVHVTSMFGADQGDFFIHRNIANLVPPYAPDGDHHGTSAAIEYAVTALKVAHLIVLGHSQCGGVQGCIDMCKGEAPQLEAKESFVGRWMDILKPKYGLVADIEDPVDQARQFERQAVVASLENLMTFPFISSAVEEGALSLHGLWTDIGAGGLECFDPHQKKFVSV; encoded by the coding sequence ATGGACTTTGCCAAGCCTTTGCCGACCTATCTGGTCAAGCGGTATCACGGGTGGAAAGCCACAACTTATTCCGAGAACCAGGTTTGGTACAAGCGGTTGGCAGAAGAAGGGCAACGCCCCCGCGCGATGGTGATTTCCTGCTGTGACAGCCGGGTTCATGTGACCTCGATGTTCGGGGCCGACCAGGGTGATTTCTTTATTCACCGAAATATCGCCAATCTGGTTCCACCCTACGCGCCTGATGGTGATCACCACGGCACCAGTGCCGCAATTGAATACGCCGTTACCGCGCTGAAGGTCGCGCATCTGATCGTGTTGGGCCATTCGCAATGTGGCGGCGTTCAGGGATGCATCGACATGTGCAAGGGCGAAGCGCCGCAACTGGAAGCCAAAGAAAGCTTTGTTGGCCGTTGGATGGACATCCTAAAACCAAAATACGGGCTGGTCGCGGACATCGAAGACCCGGTCGATCAAGCCAGGCAATTCGAACGCCAGGCGGTTGTGGCATCTTTGGAAAACCTGATGACCTTCCCGTTTATCTCTTCGGCGGTCGAAGAGGGCGCGCTGAGCCTGCATGGTTTGTGGACTGATATCGGCGCGGGTGGTCTGGAATGCTTTGATCCCCATCAAAAGAAGTTTGTCTCGGTCTGA